The genomic stretch AGATGTAGATAATGTTAGAGTAGCTTTAGGTTAATGTAGTTTTGGAATGTAGTTTTTAGGTGAATACTGTTTTGAGTAGTTTTTTTTGGTGAAGATGGTATTTAGTTAGAAAAACTAATCACTTTATCAACAGTGTTCGTGTATGACAATTGCAACTTTTCAATCGTTGTTTCACTGGTTTGTTCATAAGTATTCATGCTTATTCTTCAGTTTATATTCATATGTATCTTACAGGATTCATGTATTAATATTCAGTAACTTGGCTTGAACAGGTTTTAGGTATTGAACAGGTTAATATCAAAGTCAGAAACTTTGTGTATACTGATGGAAGGTTATATTAAAGAATTCAGATGTATTTTTCtgtattcagctgtattcagttgtattcaactgtattattcagctgtattcagcTTTATTCAAATGTATTCAGTTATATTTATGTTTCAAGTACAGTTAATACATATTAAATACAAATTCAGATGTATCAAACAGGTTATACGTATTTAGCTGTAGTCAGTTGTATTCAActgttgtattcagttgtattcaaaTCTATTCAGTTATATTTATGTTTCAAGTTCAGTTAATACATATTAAAGAATACAAATTCATATGTATCAAACAGGTTATATGTATTCAGCTGTATTCAACTGTAGTCAGTTGTATTCAACTAATTTATTCAGCTGTAGCCAGTAATATTAAACTATATTATTCAGCTGTATCCAGTTGTTTCAACTGTATtattcttatatatttttttgtattcagCTATATTCTTTAATATGTATCTTTCAAATTCAGTCAATACatgttaaagaatataaattcAGATGTATTAAACATATTATTGTCTAGCTAAAGAATATGAATTCAGATTTATTGTAATTGTTATATTACAATTGAGTATATAAATATATTCCGATGAATTCTGACTAGTTATGTATATAACTCAGGTACTGTCTATAATAAATTGTCAAAGTATATGTAGACAAGGTTATATTCGATTGTATCCAACACATTAAGGCAACTAAATGTATACAGAATCTATTCACGAAAGTCATTTCAGAAATTATTACTTGACAATGAGAATTTATTACTTGACAATGTCATCATAAGTATTGACAAATCGTTGAAGCACAAATATATGTCAGAGTGTTAACTATTTGTTACGTGGAGCATTTCTACACGTTCGCTTGTTATGTCCTCCCTGCCCACATATGCTACATGAATGTTGATTTTTCGGCTGCAGCATCTCACTTAAGGTTTATCGTGCTTCTTCTTTGGCCTTCCAGGAGGTCTTTTTCATTTGGATGGTAGTACAACCTCCTCTACAACATGTGCTGGTATATTCCAGTCATTTCTGTCCGGTAGCGGGCACACAGGCACATCGTATGTCATTACAAAAGTATTTGGTTTGTAATAGTTAGAGCAATATTCTTCTGGCATTAGAAACTTGCTCTTCAATACAGCCCAAGCATGTGGGCATGGTAATTCATCAACTTGGAACCTCCCACAAACACATTTTCTCTCTAACAGGCAGACTGTGTAATTCCTCCCTCTACCGTTAACCGTATGTAAGTATTCAGTTGATGGTACCacctacatttaaaaatagaaatataaGTTTTGAGCACATATACCTGAATTACCATATGTATAATGCTGAATTACTCAGTTACATACGACTGAAATATTTGCATACAGAAGAATACATCATACATTTAGACCGGCAGACTATAAACTATAATTACGTCTTATATTATGAATACTAAGATTTAAAATCTGTATTATACATAATTTTTAGTTGAAATTGATTTTTGCAACATATTTTGAAATTCATTCAACTTTGTATTATACATATTCGAATAGCTGATTTTTGCAGAATGTTTTTAGTTATATTCAGATGTATTCAAAGTCAGATTTTTGCAGAATGTTTTTAGTTATATTCAGATGTATTCAACTTAGATAAAATGTGTCTTGTATGCATTTGAATTCAGTTGTATTCATGACAGCTGTATTATAAAAAATgtgttgtattcagttgtatatcagttattttagaaaacaataAAGCTATATAATACAATGACATTAAAATAAAACTTACAGTCATGCGTGTAGACATTGCCTCATTCAAAGTCAGCATCTCCTGGTATTTTTTTCCAAGCGTTGTGTATGTCTGTGTAGCTTCTTTGCGGTTACTACAATTCCAACGTCCAAACATCTTCCTAACTTCTTCGAGGAAGTCGTATATTGGCAATTCCCTTGCTGACACTAGTGCGGCGTTGATTGACTCAGCAATATTTGAAGTCATTGTCCATCCCCTGTTAACAGGTGTATACAACCTAGCCCACTTTTCGTATCCAACTAACTCTAAGTATTCTTTCACCCTAATATCTATCTTCTCCACCTTCTCCATCAGACTATCAAATTCAGCTTGTGTGTATGCTTTTGCCATCGAGAAGTATATCTCGCTCAACTTAGCATGGATCTTTTTGAATTTCTTATATACGTTGTTCCATAGATGCCATATACAAGCAAAATGCGGTACATCTGGATACACTCTCGATACAGATTTAATGATACTCTCATTTCTATCTGAAACGATGCACATGTTTTCGCTGTAACCGTATGctatcttgaattgctcaaagaaccacgTCCAACCAGCATCGTTCTCTGAATCAATAACACCATATGCTAGTGGCAATATATGACCTGTAAATACAATTGAATACATATTTTTTAAACATGTATTCAATCTTTAAAAATTATCAGATTTTATTATAATTAAGGTACCCACCTGCACCATCCAACGTGCTTGCCGAAACGAATGTCCCGGTATAGTAAGATTTTAGGTGACTTCCATCCACAACAACAATGGGTCTACAATGATCAAACCCCTTTATAAAGGCATACAAAGATATATACACGTACATGAATttatttttgggcgattttaccATTCTGATATGGGAACCCGGATATGTCATATCCATTGTATATAAGTATCCTGGTAATGTTTTGTATGAATCAGCCGGTTCACCTCTCAAAAAATTCATTGCCTTTTCTGTAGCTAACATCTACACCTAAATCTGATTTCACGTCATCAATAATATCCTTTGGGGTGTATTTTCTGTTATGATGAGTAAGCTTAGGCCTAATCATACCACCTATAAGGCTGCTACTTGCCTGCCGCTGCTCATACACCTTGTCCTTCAGTGGATGTATGGTTATCAATGAACTCTCTCAGTTTGAATAGTTCTGATTTGTTAATGCTTGATGCCTTAAACCTCCATTCACAATCTTCTGAAATACATAATAATGCATAGCTGCAAAGAATTAATCATTGTACACATGATTAGCATAAAGGTTTATAAAAAAAATGCATGACTGTACACTCTAATACAATCTTACATGAATACATTCGGAcaactatatatataaatttttatacTATTGATTACAATTATAGTTATATGCATTTAAATACAAAGAATACAATTGAATACAACTATTTTTATATGCATACACTTAAACCCATAgtagacaaaataaaaataattagagGCACTGTAATGTCTTATATCCAgtaaaatacatatgaatacatgtATTTAAGGACCATAAACAAACATATCTTAAGCAAATAAGTGATAATCAAGTGGAAATCCACAAATACACATAAATACATCAACGTTTGGCCTACAGCTCGAACCAAtaatagaaaatacaaaaaaaaataattaaatacatGCAAACCTGACAGCATTAGACCTATCAACCCGGAATTGAAACCTTTGAGATATAGCATAATTCTCCATCACCTCTTTCAATATAGCCTTATCCTTATACACTTGTCCAGCCACAACCTCCCTTTGATTAGTTTTTGAAATTATCAAATACTTGTCCAGTTCGAACACCCCAATTGCTTCTCCTGAATTGACAAAATCTAGAGCCAGTGTATCATCTGTATCGAAATCATACCTTTGAACTGCTTCGTCTATTTGCACAATGTCGCCTTGATTTAAACTACCTCCGGATACAAGTTCTTTTTCAGTAGTTGTTATGCACAAAGGATACAAACTaaattctctgttctcttttttcaACTCTACATATATCATGTAACCCATATCATTGTGTATTTTCATTGGCGTGCAATTTCCTTCTACTTTGTATTGAATTTTAATGAAATTTGAGCTCAAACCTATGCCCAGTTGATTAGAAATTGAAGCAACTAAATCATTCGCATACTCCTTTACTAGTATTCCCTCAATTGAAAAATCGACGTAATTGCCCTCATCGTTCCACTTGCCAGAATGACGCAACAACACTGTTAAACTTGCCATATGTATAAAGGAACTATACTGTATTTTGTATACAATTTGTATCAACAGTAATTTTCCGTGGTTGAATTGAGAACTGCGAACAGAGAAAAGGGAGAAGTGAATGGAAGAACTTCGATAAGATGTTGCTATTGTTTTCGCTATTTTTGGTTTTTTTGGAATCGTGAATGGCAGAATACATATTAATGGGTAAAGGTTTTTGttcgttgagttaaattaggagaatatcatgtgatttgatttctTTTCCGTTTTTAACTAGTTAAACCTTCCAGATTTTACGCACATACGTTACTGTATTCACGATAAGGCCGCGTGAATACAGTTAGATACATATCAACCTTAGCTGGAATTTCCTTTttaacgcctatttttgctattatattaatgaatacaatagcttaaatatatcaaatatattgtataaccacataaaatgtatctataacacgtaatatagcaaaaggtatctataaatgactaattagacctaaaaaatggtgaaaatttctcaaaagaaaaacccaataaatATTCATGTCCAACGTTGAAAAAATGTTGATCTTTCACATTTACTGACAAGATGTTATAGTAATAAGGGCAGTAACAGTGAATCTTGAATTTAGACAAACATATGTACAGATTCGTTTAGATTAACTACGTGTCTGAAGACCACCAAAGGATGTGATGTAGTGGATGAGACTTctcttaaccagaggtctcgggttcgagctctgggtatggaaaaatctTTAGTATGGAGCGCTTCCTTCCGAATGGAGCCCTACGCGGCGCGAATCCGGATATAATCGGATACCGACCACCGGGTgggaaacaaaaaaaacaaaaaaaactacgTGTGTGAAGTGTTGCATTGCATACCTTAGACTTTTAGTAATGGACTTTAAGGTTTGTGCTTTTAGTAATgtactagtcttagggtacgcgctttgcgcatgtacctatatcaataaatatataatttttaaaaattatatatattattaaataatgtgtttgagttattgaaaaaatataaaagaaaaaaatgtaaATTTCTAAATATAGTAAATGTTAATCTCACTAAGCTAGCTCATTAAATAAAGAAATTCTACTTCACATAAGTCTTTATATGTCTTATTATGATTTATGAGACATGGAATATATATcttatgaaaattattattatctttattACCAAATACTATAaacaaataaccaaaaaatactttacaataattattcaaagataataaaacaAATTGAAGAATTTGAACTTTTCGGTCTTTTAGAAATTTGTGAGTGAAGAGATAGAACTATAGCTCTTAGAAAAATATtgataaataataatataattctTAAATAGCTAATattgaatttcaaaaaataatgTAATACGATATGAAAAATATAGGGAGCTATCATTTATTGAAATGagtataaaaagaaagaaaaatgataatGGCAATTTTTCTGAATATTTTTTGTCTTATGTTGTATCCTTATTGCTTCAACTTAGCATTTTAGCAATTTAACTTTTAATTCTATATTATAGTaaattttgctctattttcttatttctttcacGACAAATGCTTTTATTGTGAAAACAATTTTTGTACCTTAAGAGTTTTATCAACTTGGAAAATAAGTTTACTTATGTAATAATTTTGAAACAAAATTGAATTGACTTTTTTGCTGCTttattaatttaaagacttaattATTTGTTGAGATTTCATTCTTTTATGATAGTATAGAAGATACAAATTATTTTCGAACTTTTATCGTACTCGAGCATAATATTATTTTCTTTGTCAGTTTATGTAATATTGAAAATTAcatttaataattagaataaatatttaattaggtACAAAGCCTCTTGCTTTAGTAGTAACAGTATATAGATTGTTAGAATTATAGGACTCTTacttctcttaaataatatctattTTAAAGTCCTTAATATTAGGATTTCTTACTTAATTCAATAAGGAAAATTCTAATAATCGaaattttagtttcttttaaaGTACTAAATATTAGGATAATAATTAAATTACCATTTTTGTCTAATGTGATctctattttaaaagggtaaaaaaggcgaacgacatttggCTAaaagccttcgtgcttttaatatagtactagttttatatagtatagatatagatttaAGTTTTGtgattaaaaaatatttatacaatCAAATTACTTCCAAAATA from Nicotiana sylvestris chromosome 12, ASM39365v2, whole genome shotgun sequence encodes the following:
- the LOC138883695 gene encoding uncharacterized protein codes for the protein MASLTVLLRHSGKWNDEGNYVDFSIEGILVKEYANDLVASISNQLGIGLSSNFIKIQYKVEGNCTPMKIHNDMGYMIYVELKKENREFSLYPLCITTTEKELVSGGSLNQGDIVQIDEAVQRYDFDTDDTLALDFVNSGEAIGVFELDKYLIISKTNQREVVAGQVYKDKAILKEVMENYAISQRFQFRVDRSNAVSYALLCISEDCEWRFKASSINKSELFKLREFIDNHTSTEGQGGFDHCRPIVVVDGSHLKSYYTGTFVSASTLDGAGHILPLAYGVIDSENDAGWTWFFEQFKIAYGYSENMCIVSDRNESIIKSVSRVYPDVPHFACIWHLWNNVYKKFKKIHAKLSEIYFSMAKAYTQAEFDSLMEKVEKIDIRVKEYLELVGYEKWARLYTPVNRGWTMTSNIAESINAALVSARELPIYDFLEEVRKMFGRWNCSNRKEATQTYTTLGKKYQEMLTLNEAMSTRMTVVPSTEYLHTVNGRGRNYTVCLLERKCVCGRFQVDELPCPHAWAVLKSKFLMPEEYCSNYYKPNTFVMTYDVPVCPLPDRNDWNIPAHVVEEVVLPSK